One genomic region from Xenopus laevis strain J_2021 chromosome 2L, Xenopus_laevis_v10.1, whole genome shotgun sequence encodes:
- the LOC121399704 gene encoding RILP-like protein 1 gives MGEEPGVRVGAGCYLQEQLLEAQKKEHVLQNQLSQLTEENQKLLGQLAEHKSQEDCAVREERDLMLQLKKVVDMQRDQIRTLTHETRQKNKDTEVVRDNSYVLHASMTGIETFTFLLFMI, from the exons TATCTCCAGGAGCAACTGCTTGAAGCTCAGAAGAAGGAGCATGTTCTACAGAATCAGCTCTCCCAGCTCACAGAAGAGAACCAGAAACTTCTTGGGCAGTTggctgagcacaagtcacaggaag ATTGTGCTGTGAGAGAGGAGCGGGACCTGATGCTTCAGCTGAAGAAGGTAGTGGACATGCAGCGGGACCAGATTCGTACTCTGACACATGAAACCAGACAAAAGAACAAGGACACCGAAGTGGTGAGAGACAACTCTTATGTTCTTCATGCAAGCAT GACAGGTATagagacattcacatttttgctGTTTATGATTTGA